In the Oncorhynchus gorbuscha isolate QuinsamMale2020 ecotype Even-year linkage group LG05, OgorEven_v1.0, whole genome shotgun sequence genome, one interval contains:
- the LOC124035007 gene encoding insulin gene enhancer protein ISL-3-like isoform X2, whose amino-acid sequence MVDIIFNSSFLGDMGDHSKKKSGFAMCVGCGSQIHDQYILRVSPDLEWHAACLKCAECSQYLDETCTCFVRDGKTYCKRDYVRLFGIKCAKCNLGFSSSDLVMRARDNVYHIECFRCSVCSRQLLPGDEFSLRDEELLCRADHSLLMERSSAGSPISPEHIHSNRSLHLAEPVTVRAPHRNHVHKQSEKTTRVRTVLNEKQLHTLRTCYNANPRPDALMKEQLVEMTGLSPRVIRVWFQNKRCKDKKRSILMKQLQQQQHSDKTVSIFSLQGLTGTPLVARSPIRHDNTVQGNSVEVQTYQPPWKALSEFALQSDLDQPAFQQLVSFSESGSLGNSSGSDVTSLSSHLPDTPNSMVPSPVET is encoded by the exons ATGGTGGATATTATCTTCAACTCTTCTTTCTTGGGTGATATGGGGGATCATTCCAAAA AGAAGTCCGGATTCGCGATGTGTGTAGGCTGTGGAAGTCAGATACATGACCAGTACATTCTGAGAGTTTCCCCGGACCTGGAGTGGCATGCAGCCTGCCTGAAGTGTGCAGAGTGCAGCCAGTACCTGGATGAGACATGCACTTGCTTCGTACGGGACGGAAAAACCTATTGCAAAAGAGATTATGTAAG GTTATTTGGAATAAAATGTGCAAAATGTAACCTGGGATTCAGCAGCAGTGATTTGGTGATGCGAGCCCGGGACAACGTGTACCACATCGAGTGTTTCAGATGTTCCGTGTGTAGCAGGCAGCTCTTGCCGGGGGATGAGTTCTCTCTCCGGGACGAGGAGCTGCTGTGTCGGGCGGACCACAGTTTACTAATGGAGCGGAGCTCCGCCGGAAGCCCAATCAGCCCCGAACATATCCACTCCAACAGATCACTACACTTAGCAG AGCCGGTGACAGTACGGGCACCACACCGAAACCACGTCCACAAGCAGTCAGAGAAGACAACACGAGTGCGAACCGTTTTGAACGAGAAACAGCTCCACACGTTACGGACCTGCTACAACGCCAATCCGCGGCCAGATGCGCTAATGAAGGAACAACTGGTGGAAATGACCGGCCTCAGCCCAAGGGTTATTCGAGTTTGGTTCCAGAATAAAAGATGCAAAGACAAAAAGAGATCTATTCTCATGAAGCAACTTCAGCAGCAGCAACACAGTGATAAGACTGTAAGCATCTTC AGTCTACAGGGGCTCACGGGTACGCCTCTGGTTGCCAGAAGCCCTATCAGGCACGACAACACGGTGCAGGGTAACTCGGTGGAGGTGCAGACCTACCAGCCTCCTTGGAAGGCCCTCAGCGAGTTCGCCCTGCAGAGTGATCTGGACCAGCCGGCCTTTCAACAACTG GTGTCATTCTCGGAATCGGGTTCATTGGGAAACTCATCCGGCAGCGACGTGACTTCTCTGTCATCGCACTTACCCGACACCCCGAACAGCATGGTACCCAGTCCGGTGGAGACGTGA
- the LOC124035007 gene encoding insulin gene enhancer protein ISL-3-like isoform X4 has product MVDIIFNSSFLGDMGDHSKKKSGFAMCVGCGSQIHDQYILRVSPDLEWHAACLKCAECSQYLDETCTCFVRDGKTYCKRDYVRLFGIKCAKCNLGFSSSDLVMRARDNVYHIECFRCSVCSRQLLPGDEFSLRDEELLCRADHSLLMERSSAGSPISPEHIHSNRSLHLAEPVTVRAPHRNHVHKQSEKTTRVRTVLNEKQLHTLRTCYNANPRPDALMKEQLVEMTGLSPRVIRVWFQNKRCKDKKRSILMKQLQQQQHSDKTSLQGLTGTPLVARSPIRHDNTVQGNSVEVQTYQPPWKALSEFALQSDLDQPAFQQLVSFSESGSLGNSSGSDVTSLSSHLPDTPNSMVPSPVET; this is encoded by the exons ATGGTGGATATTATCTTCAACTCTTCTTTCTTGGGTGATATGGGGGATCATTCCAAAA AGAAGTCCGGATTCGCGATGTGTGTAGGCTGTGGAAGTCAGATACATGACCAGTACATTCTGAGAGTTTCCCCGGACCTGGAGTGGCATGCAGCCTGCCTGAAGTGTGCAGAGTGCAGCCAGTACCTGGATGAGACATGCACTTGCTTCGTACGGGACGGAAAAACCTATTGCAAAAGAGATTATGTAAG GTTATTTGGAATAAAATGTGCAAAATGTAACCTGGGATTCAGCAGCAGTGATTTGGTGATGCGAGCCCGGGACAACGTGTACCACATCGAGTGTTTCAGATGTTCCGTGTGTAGCAGGCAGCTCTTGCCGGGGGATGAGTTCTCTCTCCGGGACGAGGAGCTGCTGTGTCGGGCGGACCACAGTTTACTAATGGAGCGGAGCTCCGCCGGAAGCCCAATCAGCCCCGAACATATCCACTCCAACAGATCACTACACTTAGCAG AGCCGGTGACAGTACGGGCACCACACCGAAACCACGTCCACAAGCAGTCAGAGAAGACAACACGAGTGCGAACCGTTTTGAACGAGAAACAGCTCCACACGTTACGGACCTGCTACAACGCCAATCCGCGGCCAGATGCGCTAATGAAGGAACAACTGGTGGAAATGACCGGCCTCAGCCCAAGGGTTATTCGAGTTTGGTTCCAGAATAAAAGATGCAAAGACAAAAAGAGATCTATTCTCATGAAGCAACTTCAGCAGCAGCAACACAGTGATAAGACT AGTCTACAGGGGCTCACGGGTACGCCTCTGGTTGCCAGAAGCCCTATCAGGCACGACAACACGGTGCAGGGTAACTCGGTGGAGGTGCAGACCTACCAGCCTCCTTGGAAGGCCCTCAGCGAGTTCGCCCTGCAGAGTGATCTGGACCAGCCGGCCTTTCAACAACTG GTGTCATTCTCGGAATCGGGTTCATTGGGAAACTCATCCGGCAGCGACGTGACTTCTCTGTCATCGCACTTACCCGACACCCCGAACAGCATGGTACCCAGTCCGGTGGAGACGTGA
- the LOC124035007 gene encoding insulin gene enhancer protein ISL-3-like isoform X3, giving the protein MVDIIFNSSFLGDMGDHSKKKSGFAMCVGCGSQIHDQYILRVSPDLEWHAACLKCAECSQYLDETCTCFVRDGKTYCKRDYVRLFGIKCAKCNLGFSSSDLVMRARDNVYHIECFRCSVCSRQLLPGDEFSLRDEELLCRADHSLLMERSSAGSPISPEHIHSNRSLHLAAEPVTVRAPHRNHVHKQSEKTTRVRTVLNEKQLHTLRTCYNANPRPDALMKEQLVEMTGLSPRVIRVWFQNKRCKDKKRSILMKQLQQQQHSDKTSLQGLTGTPLVARSPIRHDNTVQGNSVEVQTYQPPWKALSEFALQSDLDQPAFQQLVSFSESGSLGNSSGSDVTSLSSHLPDTPNSMVPSPVET; this is encoded by the exons ATGGTGGATATTATCTTCAACTCTTCTTTCTTGGGTGATATGGGGGATCATTCCAAAA AGAAGTCCGGATTCGCGATGTGTGTAGGCTGTGGAAGTCAGATACATGACCAGTACATTCTGAGAGTTTCCCCGGACCTGGAGTGGCATGCAGCCTGCCTGAAGTGTGCAGAGTGCAGCCAGTACCTGGATGAGACATGCACTTGCTTCGTACGGGACGGAAAAACCTATTGCAAAAGAGATTATGTAAG GTTATTTGGAATAAAATGTGCAAAATGTAACCTGGGATTCAGCAGCAGTGATTTGGTGATGCGAGCCCGGGACAACGTGTACCACATCGAGTGTTTCAGATGTTCCGTGTGTAGCAGGCAGCTCTTGCCGGGGGATGAGTTCTCTCTCCGGGACGAGGAGCTGCTGTGTCGGGCGGACCACAGTTTACTAATGGAGCGGAGCTCCGCCGGAAGCCCAATCAGCCCCGAACATATCCACTCCAACAGATCACTACACTTAGCAG CAGAGCCGGTGACAGTACGGGCACCACACCGAAACCACGTCCACAAGCAGTCAGAGAAGACAACACGAGTGCGAACCGTTTTGAACGAGAAACAGCTCCACACGTTACGGACCTGCTACAACGCCAATCCGCGGCCAGATGCGCTAATGAAGGAACAACTGGTGGAAATGACCGGCCTCAGCCCAAGGGTTATTCGAGTTTGGTTCCAGAATAAAAGATGCAAAGACAAAAAGAGATCTATTCTCATGAAGCAACTTCAGCAGCAGCAACACAGTGATAAGACT AGTCTACAGGGGCTCACGGGTACGCCTCTGGTTGCCAGAAGCCCTATCAGGCACGACAACACGGTGCAGGGTAACTCGGTGGAGGTGCAGACCTACCAGCCTCCTTGGAAGGCCCTCAGCGAGTTCGCCCTGCAGAGTGATCTGGACCAGCCGGCCTTTCAACAACTG GTGTCATTCTCGGAATCGGGTTCATTGGGAAACTCATCCGGCAGCGACGTGACTTCTCTGTCATCGCACTTACCCGACACCCCGAACAGCATGGTACCCAGTCCGGTGGAGACGTGA
- the LOC124035007 gene encoding insulin gene enhancer protein ISL-3-like isoform X1 has protein sequence MVDIIFNSSFLGDMGDHSKKKSGFAMCVGCGSQIHDQYILRVSPDLEWHAACLKCAECSQYLDETCTCFVRDGKTYCKRDYVRLFGIKCAKCNLGFSSSDLVMRARDNVYHIECFRCSVCSRQLLPGDEFSLRDEELLCRADHSLLMERSSAGSPISPEHIHSNRSLHLAAEPVTVRAPHRNHVHKQSEKTTRVRTVLNEKQLHTLRTCYNANPRPDALMKEQLVEMTGLSPRVIRVWFQNKRCKDKKRSILMKQLQQQQHSDKTVSIFSLQGLTGTPLVARSPIRHDNTVQGNSVEVQTYQPPWKALSEFALQSDLDQPAFQQLVSFSESGSLGNSSGSDVTSLSSHLPDTPNSMVPSPVET, from the exons ATGGTGGATATTATCTTCAACTCTTCTTTCTTGGGTGATATGGGGGATCATTCCAAAA AGAAGTCCGGATTCGCGATGTGTGTAGGCTGTGGAAGTCAGATACATGACCAGTACATTCTGAGAGTTTCCCCGGACCTGGAGTGGCATGCAGCCTGCCTGAAGTGTGCAGAGTGCAGCCAGTACCTGGATGAGACATGCACTTGCTTCGTACGGGACGGAAAAACCTATTGCAAAAGAGATTATGTAAG GTTATTTGGAATAAAATGTGCAAAATGTAACCTGGGATTCAGCAGCAGTGATTTGGTGATGCGAGCCCGGGACAACGTGTACCACATCGAGTGTTTCAGATGTTCCGTGTGTAGCAGGCAGCTCTTGCCGGGGGATGAGTTCTCTCTCCGGGACGAGGAGCTGCTGTGTCGGGCGGACCACAGTTTACTAATGGAGCGGAGCTCCGCCGGAAGCCCAATCAGCCCCGAACATATCCACTCCAACAGATCACTACACTTAGCAG CAGAGCCGGTGACAGTACGGGCACCACACCGAAACCACGTCCACAAGCAGTCAGAGAAGACAACACGAGTGCGAACCGTTTTGAACGAGAAACAGCTCCACACGTTACGGACCTGCTACAACGCCAATCCGCGGCCAGATGCGCTAATGAAGGAACAACTGGTGGAAATGACCGGCCTCAGCCCAAGGGTTATTCGAGTTTGGTTCCAGAATAAAAGATGCAAAGACAAAAAGAGATCTATTCTCATGAAGCAACTTCAGCAGCAGCAACACAGTGATAAGACTGTAAGCATCTTC AGTCTACAGGGGCTCACGGGTACGCCTCTGGTTGCCAGAAGCCCTATCAGGCACGACAACACGGTGCAGGGTAACTCGGTGGAGGTGCAGACCTACCAGCCTCCTTGGAAGGCCCTCAGCGAGTTCGCCCTGCAGAGTGATCTGGACCAGCCGGCCTTTCAACAACTG GTGTCATTCTCGGAATCGGGTTCATTGGGAAACTCATCCGGCAGCGACGTGACTTCTCTGTCATCGCACTTACCCGACACCCCGAACAGCATGGTACCCAGTCCGGTGGAGACGTGA